A stretch of the Actinomycetota bacterium genome encodes the following:
- a CDS encoding nitroreductase family protein, with protein sequence MEQTKTATRDYRSYSDTPWGLWEVLYARRSHRKYLPGDYTQAFFGSLEETVDLALSTRGAVEGSVMVVTDPGKVERIKKRIHKGTQGKINLWLNRSPVAGFLALAVAREDVRSERPRELPLAAMAAEDVVLWLTEAGQGTCWLGGLNQKEVGTALGLGRETYVSAVITFGKPKPRVKAMDMDHMLYRQISRKRKPLSDIAYLETMDNPYSVRELSREPFSAPAVQDVAGLLRRLGEKRESDPGVPLDLALDACFEAARIAPSAGNTQQWHFIGVRREDTLEKLARACGVNVAWRAAVVGVADPDRSYLYEMLEKPFWMIDVPIALSQMSLMAASMGFGVDVCVDGVDEAGINGLVGLEPPLRTVGVLGLR encoded by the coding sequence ATGGAACAGACGAAGACCGCGACCCGTGACTACCGGTCCTACTCCGATACGCCCTGGGGTCTGTGGGAGGTGCTCTACGCGCGCCGTTCCCACCGCAAGTACCTTCCGGGGGATTACACGCAAGCCTTTTTCGGCTCCCTTGAGGAAACTGTGGACCTGGCGCTTTCCACCCGGGGAGCCGTCGAGGGGAGCGTCATGGTGGTCACCGACCCCGGGAAGGTGGAGAGGATAAAGAAGCGCATACACAAGGGGACGCAGGGCAAGATCAACCTCTGGCTCAACCGCTCCCCGGTGGCCGGGTTCCTGGCGCTGGCGGTGGCGCGCGAGGATGTGAGGAGCGAGAGGCCGCGAGAGCTGCCCCTCGCCGCCATGGCGGCGGAGGACGTCGTGCTCTGGCTCACGGAAGCGGGCCAGGGCACCTGCTGGCTGGGTGGGCTGAACCAGAAAGAGGTGGGAACGGCGCTGGGCCTGGGCAGGGAGACCTACGTCTCGGCGGTGATCACCTTCGGAAAACCCAAGCCCCGGGTCAAGGCCATGGACATGGACCACATGCTCTACCGGCAGATATCGAGGAAGCGCAAGCCGCTCTCCGACATCGCCTATCTAGAAACCATGGACAATCCCTATAGCGTACGGGAGCTGTCGAGGGAGCCCTTCTCCGCCCCCGCGGTCCAGGACGTCGCGGGACTGCTGCGGCGGCTGGGGGAAAAGCGCGAGAGCGACCCCGGCGTTCCCCTCGACCTGGCCCTGGATGCCTGCTTCGAGGCCGCCCGCATCGCCCCTAGCGCCGGCAACACCCAGCAGTGGCACTTTATCGGCGTCAGGCGAGAGGATACACTGGAGAAGCTGGCCCGGGCCTGCGGCGTAAATGTCGCGTGGCGGGCCGCCGTGGTGGGTGTCGCCGACCCCGACCGCTCCTACCTCTACGAGATGCTGGAGAAGCCGTTCTGGATGATAGACGTGCCCATAGCCCTCTCCCAGATGTCCCTCATGGCCGCCTCCATGGGCTTCGGGGTGGACGTCTGCGTGGATGGCGTCGACGAGGCGGGGATAAACGGACTCGTGGGGCTGGAGCCGCCTCTGCGTACGGTCGGCGTCCTAGGCCTGCGCTGA
- a CDS encoding (2Fe-2S)-binding protein, giving the protein MTIDGRRIEVEEGTSILRAAEAVGIKIPTLCEHPAVRASGSCRICLVEDEKGRMIAACDTVSRDGMSVVAGSERVHEARKAVHELILSAHPMHCEVCEKNNDCS; this is encoded by the coding sequence TTGACCATCGATGGACGGCGGATCGAGGTCGAGGAAGGAACCTCCATCCTACGGGCGGCGGAGGCCGTGGGGATAAAGATCCCCACCCTGTGCGAGCATCCCGCGGTGAGGGCGAGCGGCTCCTGTCGGATCTGCCTGGTAGAGGACGAGAAGGGGCGCATGATCGCCGCCTGTGACACCGTGTCCCGGGACGGGATGTCCGTTGTCGCCGGGAGCGAGAGGGTGCATGAGGCCAGGAAGGCAGTGCACGAACTGATCCTCAGCGCGCACCCCATGCATTGCGAGGTGTGCGAGAAGAACAACGATTGCAGTTGA
- a CDS encoding 4Fe-4S binding protein, translating to MARCARRTTIAVEKDRRQDRRDRQGVSHQPGLSPYHRCQSLLYIRDLSKCISCGLCVRACLDVQGAGTYEMRQTGAFSAPPYAGTCR from the coding sequence ATTGCGAGGTGTGCGAGAAGAACAACGATTGCAGTTGAAAAAGATCGCCGTCAAGATAGGCGTGACCGGCAGGGAGTTTCCCATCAGCCAGGACTATCGCCCTATCATCGATGCCAATCCCTTCTATATATAAGAGACCTTTCCAAATGCATATCCTGCGGGCTTTGCGTTAGAGCCTGTCTCGATGTGCAGGGAGCGGGGACCTATGAGATGCGGCAGACGGGGGCGTTTTCCGCCCCGCCGTATGCGGGGACCTGCCGGTAG